DNA from Hypanus sabinus isolate sHypSab1 chromosome 31, sHypSab1.hap1, whole genome shotgun sequence:
gagagacgggtccaggtggagagagagacgggaccagggtgggggagagagacgggaccagggtgggggagagagacgggtccaggtggagagagagacgggaccagggtgggggagagagacgggacccggtggagagagagacgggaccaGGCTGGGGGATTCGGGGCGAACAGAGCGCTGGGTCATCCCGCACCCCAGGGGGCTCCACAGCCCGGGCGTCGGGCCGGCCCGCAGCGGGACGCCCTGTCCAACCCGGCCCGACAGGTGAACCCTCTCTCCCGGGACTCTCTGTCACAAAGATCCCCGTTCCGCGCAAGGTAAACCCAGACTGTTGTTGTGGGGATCGGGAGTGGCTTCCCCGTCCCACCCCGGAGCCCGGCCACCGCCATGCGTCTGACGGGATCCCCCAGCCGGCTGCCGAGGCGGGAGGATGGGCCGGGGGGCCTCCACCCATCTCTTCACCTCAGAGTGTGGAAGAAAGGACGGATGGGGGTTTGATTTCATCCTTTAAAGAGAGGTTTGGACAGGGTCGTGGATGGGTGAGGCAGAACAGTAgcctggcacagactagatgggctgaagagcctgttgttGTGATACCTACCTCTACCCTTTCCCCTTTCATCTGGTTCCATATGCCCAatactctctgcatgaagaattccccccccccacacctcccATGTTTTTTCTAAATCCTTCACCCTCTCaatttaaacctatgccctctaaaaGAAAGACTGCGGTTTTATACACCCCCTCAGTTTCCTACACTTCAAGGATTAAAGTCCCAACCTGTACAAGCTTCCCCTACAAACCAggccctcaaatcctggcaatatccttgtgaaccttctctgcactctttctagctgAATGACACCCTTTCTACAGGAGGGCTCCCAACCCTGGAGGCAATACCATCCCAAGCGCTTCTTCAGCCCTCCGCCCCTGCATAGGCCCCCaaagcagctcaccagagtccccCGTCCTGAGCAAGTTCTCCCGGGTGTAGCCCaccaaagatccttcctctcccaggggtgAGGTTTCTGGAATTTCTGTTGGCGCTTCGGGTTTTTAAGGGATGGGATTGCCAGCCTCCGTGCCCAACTCTCCACCCACGGCGGACTTAATGTCTGGTGTGACTGGAACAAAATTTTCCAACAACTATACCTGTTGCCcacactgatgaaggccagtgggcCCTGAGATCTACTCCACCACTTTGTCCATCCGCGATGCCACTCAGTCAATCATTGCCGAGTCTGGTTAATCCAGCCGATCCCTGAATACACCCAAGCACTGCTCCCTGCAGGGCggctgaaaatcccaggaatctCCTTTTCACCTCCAAAGTGGAGACACAAGTTGAAAGCTTTTGGcccattggcctttataaatcaatatattgactgcaggagatgggatgttatgttgaagttggacaagacattggtgaggcctaatttggagtattgagtgcagttttggtcaccgacctacaggaaagaagAAAACAAGGTTGaacgagtacagagaaaatttacaaggatgttgccgggtctggaggacctgagttataaggaaagattgaacaggttaggactttattccttaggatGTAGatgattgagggaagatttgatagtggtgtacaaaattatgaggggtatgtaTGTATTATGAGaggaaatgtaagcaggctttttccactgaggtttggtgggaCTACAGCTaggagtcatgggttaagggtgaaaggtgaaaattttaaggggaacgTTGAGTAAGCGTTTTGCCAACAGACCTCTGTCAAACAGGTTAAAAATTCACTGTTacactccccttcccctccccagtCGTGAGTTCCAATCCACAGGGACAATCCGAAGGGAATTTTGAAAGACTGTCGCTGATTGTCAACCGCAGCACGTACTACAGAACGGCAAGAGGTCTCTGCAGGATCCTTGCAGTTAACACACCCAGTTGTTCAGCTTATTCTCTGCTGTGCTTCCCCCTTCAAACACTGATTGCGTTCCCCTTCAAACGTCAGGGTTGGATCCTCCCAGTCGGACACTGCGTCCCACAGGCAACCAAGAGTTTCACCTCTTGTTATACATATAGCGAGCGCATTATCGGGTACCTGCTGTGCCTCACCAAAACTCGATCAGTAGTTCAAAAacgtctacagatgtaccgtggagagcattctgaccagctacatcagcctctggtgtggtgggggggggggggcgctactgcacagggtcaaagcaagctgcagaaacttgtaaaagtTAGTCAGCTCTGTCACGGGCACCGGCCTCTGTcgtgtccaggacatcttcaaggagcggtgcctcaaaaacgcagcgtccatcattaaagaccccaatcacccaggacatgcctttttctcactgttaccatcagggaggaggtacaggagccttaaggcacacactcaacgattcaagaacagcttcttcccctctgccatcggattcttgaatgggcattgaactcatgaacactgccttactacttttttatttctgttttttttctgcaaAACTTATTTTAACTTGTCTATTCATTAGAGCTATATATACTTtctataattcagtttttttctctatatttatttatcatgtattgcattgtactgctgacgtgaagttaacaaatttcacgacagatgccggtgatattaaacccgattctaatCATTCCACAGAGAAACAAGACTTCCTGATTGGATCTCGTCAACTTTATTTATGAAGGGTGTTGGGGGGGACACAGGTCAGGAACAGGCTGATGGATCTGGTAAGATGACACCATGAATAACTCACTCAAAGTGCTGGGGGAGTTCAACGGGTCAGGCTACATTTGTGGAATGGGATTCACCAAGCTTTTTCTTTGCGTCGTGGACCAATACCAGGCTGGGAACACCTGGGATGAACAGTCGCGGTCTCGGGCCGAGATCCGTCATCGGGACCGCCTTGTCCTGGAACGTCGACTGTTGACGTTTACTGTGTTAAACTGGACAACCAGCATCTGGTGTTTAAATTGGTTCGGTAGTTCCATTTAATAGCAGAGTTTAATACCTGAAATTCATACTTTTCACAGACAGCATCGAAACAGAAGAATGAGTGGCGATAAACGTTAGAAGTCCAAAGCCCTCCCCCGTCAGTTctcaccccctccacccaccatgaaaacaatagcaaagccccccacccccaagagACCATAATCTAGAGTCCGTAACCCGTCACTTTGACGTGCCACAGGCTTTccagagagtgagggggagagaaaggggtGTCACCCCCTCCACAGTGCCTCGCCGTTTGGACGGTTACAGCTTATTCGAGCTCACCTGACCCCAGAACCAGcagactcttcccccccccccactcctccccAACGAGAATGCGAGAGCTGGTACCACGGCTGGTGCAGGCATGTCCCGCCCCTGCTGTGGGTGCTTGCTCTTGTCcacactgggctataaacgtgcaggagcagtgtgtggttaactgccttgctcaaggacacacacgctgcctcggctggggctcgaactaacgaccttccgattgccagcccaaagccttaaccactcaGCCACGTGCCAACGCAGGTTGGAAGATTAACTCACGTGCCTtgcctcgggggggggggggggggggggggaggggagcagaggGGTAGGTAGAACCCACAGGAAGAAGACAGGGAAAGGGGggtccaggaggaggaggagggagtgaggTGAGAGAAGAAGGAGAATGGGAGGAGAgattggggggggtggtggaaagAGAGGACTAAGGGAGTGGGAAATCATGGGGAGGGATTGAGTGGTGGCATCCTTGGGGGGGAGGGCAGTGTTAAAGGGAGGTAAGGGTGGGGGAAGCTGTTCGGGGGTGGGGGGCAATGATCCCAGTGGGGTGGGCGAGTCAGGGAGTGGTATGGGAcggaggagagggaagggagggggaatctTGGGGAGGAATTGAGAGGTAGGAGctgaggggagagggtgtggaggtGAAGGCAACAGGTGGAGATTGGGAAAGGGGTGAGAGGGTGGGCAAGGCGGGGATTggtttggggagggggggttaaTCCGGGAGTTGAGGTAGGGTTGGGGGGATCAGGACAAGGAGGAGGCCGCTCCCCCCCTCACGGCCTGTGCCTTCCCTCCGCAGGTGACCCTCGCCGGCCCGAGATGCGGAGGAGGCTGCTGCCGTGGGCGGCCGGCGCCCTGCTGCTCTACCTGCTGGCCCTGCGGACCCTGCGCCAGCCCCCGGCCCCGGCCCAGGCCCCGGGCGCCCGCTTCTGGAAGGCCCCGTGCCCGCTGCGGCCGCTGTGGAGCCAGGACCTGCTGGAGCGGCAGCAGCGGGTGCGCCGGAGCCCGAGCCGCGACCGAGCCCCCGGCTGCGGGCCCGACCGCCGGGTGGAGAGCCGCGTCGCCGACTTCCAGCAGCTGCCGCAGGCCGTGAAGGACTTCCTGCTGTACCGGCGCTGCCGCCGCTTCCCGCGGCTGCTGGAGCCCCGCGGCGTCTGCGGCCGCGGCCTGCGCCTCCTCATCGCCGTCAAGAGCACGGCGTCGAGCTTCGGGCGGCGCCAGGCCATCCGCCAGTCGTGGGGAGGCGTGGGCCGGGCCGCGGGCGTCGGCCTGGTCTTCCTGCTGGGCGTGGAGGAGGCGGCGGACGGGCGGCCGGACCTGGCCGGCCTGCTGGCCTGCGAGAGCCGCCGCTTCGGCGACCTGCTGCAGTGGGCCTTCCGCGACACCTTCCTCAACCTGACGCTGAAGGAGGTGCTCTTCCTGCCGTGGCTGGGCCGCCACTGCCCCGGCGCCCGCTTCGTCTTCAAGGGCGACGACGACGTCTTCGTCAACACCGAGCGGCTGCTCGACTACCTGGACGGCCCGGAGGCGGACCCGGCCCTCGGCCGCAGCCCCGACCTCTTCCTGGGCGACACCATCCTCGGCGCACAGCCCTGCCGCAACCCGGGCCTCAAGTACTACGTGCCCGGCGCCTTCTACAGCGGCCCGTACCCACCGTACGCCGGCGGCGCCGGGGTGCTCTACACCGGCCGGCTGGCCCGCCGGCTGGAGCGGGCGGCCAGGGCGCTGCCCCTCTTCCCCATCGACGACGTCTTCACCGGCATGTGCCTGCAGAGACTGGGCCTGGCGCCCACCGCGCACGCCGGCTTCCACAGCTTCGGCATCAACGAGAGCCAGCGCTGGGAGCCGTGCGCCTACCGCCGCCTCTTCATGGTGCACGCCCGGAGCCCGCAGGAGCTGATCCTGCTCTGGAGGGTGCTGCACGGGGGCAACCTCACCTGCGGCTGAGGGGAGGCTGGGGACTGGGGGGGTGCACGGTGGGTGGTGGATACAGAGGAGGGGGCACCGGTGTGGAGCATTAGGCAGGAAACACAGGACTGGGGGGGGCATTGATGCGCTGGACAGTGTGGGAGATTGGGAGTATTACACAGGACTGGGGGGATATCAATGCACTGGACAGTGCAGGAGATAGGGAGTATTACACAGGACTGGGGGGGGATATCGATGCACTGGACAGTGCAGGAGACAGAGTATTACACAGGACTGGGGGGATATCGTTGCACTGGACAGTGTGGGAGATTGGGAGTATTACACAGGACTGGGGGGATATCGATGCACTGGACAGTGCAGGAGACAGAGTATTACACAGGACTGGGGTGGTGCATCAAGGCGCTGGACAGTGCAGGAGACGTGGGGGACTGCACAGGCCAGACGAGAGTGCGCGGTACGCAGAGGGGCCCGGTACACACAGGGCGGGGGCGGGGTAGTGCACGGGGAAGTCAGGGCCCGCTGCTACAGGACGGGGCGGGGAGAGGGCGCACATTGCACGGGACCTggttgggtgtgtgtgaggaCACAGGGCATGGGGTGCAGCGTAGGAGCCAAGGCGGGCGGTGAGGAAGGGTAGGAGGTGGCGACTGAAGTGGGTACACTTGGGGCAGGGGACACGAGCAGAGCGGACGACTGGCACAAATCCACAAGGCTGAGTGAAATACCCTTACGATGTAGCAGGGGGGGTCTTACTGGCCTGGTGGGGGCTATGCTGGCTCACACAGCAATCCCAACCGCTCACCTTCCCCTGCTGATTTCCCCCCCCTAATCCTGTCAACCCTCCCCACTCTgtacccctcacccacacacttcCTTACAGTCCGTTACACTGCTCTCAGTGCAGGCAGCAGTGACAGCTCCCCCTCTGTCTGGCCacaccattgcactcagatgtagaaggattcttcactgctgtttccataacagtttctCTGACCAGTCCGGGTTGTTAGCCCCGAACCCAGAGGACCGGTGggccactctcagtctgacctctaccctttgacccatTTGGCATGGGTGGGCCAAAGCCCTGTCTCCGGCCAACGTAGTTCTCCGGGTCGTTGAGCCCCCAAACCCAGtgacaaggttgtgatcctcttggaggacGAGAGGGGAACCTTAACTCCAATCTGGATGTCAGCGGGATGTAGGGGAAGAAGGATGTAGGATTGAACCCGGGGCAGCAACTCGACCTGCGGCGTGAGAGGGCAAAGCCAGGCTCACGGGCCGAGGTGCACTGCGGGGCAGTGGCAACTGGGAGCACACGGGGCAGGGTACAAGGAACGTGAGTCTGCCGGGTGTCCAGGGTGAATTTGCAGGGCTGGGAGTAGGTGGGCAGAAGCTGGGTACATGGGAGGGGGTAAATTCTGAAGGGCAGCGTTCAGGAGGCTAAGCGGGTGGGTACAGAGCACGTGAACAAGGTGAAAtggggccattcaacccatcatctACGTGCTAGCACGACATAAGAGCATTCCTGTGGTGCCCACTCTCACCCCCTGAGCCTATCATACCTGATACCTCCCTTGGTGAATCCGCCTTCACGAACACGGCTGTGTTCTCTACCATCCCTCAATGTCTCCCTCGAGTCACCTCCCACCCGGTTGGTCTCCACTCTCTGTTTCTGGACCTATAAGGCCATTTTGTCCCTCCTGATTTTAAATGC
Protein-coding regions in this window:
- the si:dkey-160o24.3 gene encoding N-acetyllactosaminide beta-1,3-N-acetylglucosaminyltransferase 2 codes for the protein MRRRLLPWAAGALLLYLLALRTLRQPPAPAQAPGARFWKAPCPLRPLWSQDLLERQQRVRRSPSRDRAPGCGPDRRVESRVADFQQLPQAVKDFLLYRRCRRFPRLLEPRGVCGRGLRLLIAVKSTASSFGRRQAIRQSWGGVGRAAGVGLVFLLGVEEAADGRPDLAGLLACESRRFGDLLQWAFRDTFLNLTLKEVLFLPWLGRHCPGARFVFKGDDDVFVNTERLLDYLDGPEADPALGRSPDLFLGDTILGAQPCRNPGLKYYVPGAFYSGPYPPYAGGAGVLYTGRLARRLERAARALPLFPIDDVFTGMCLQRLGLAPTAHAGFHSFGINESQRWEPCAYRRLFMVHARSPQELILLWRVLHGGNLTCG